From the Senegalimassilia faecalis genome, one window contains:
- a CDS encoding vWA domain-containing protein, with translation MSANATARLAQEALDLTRNKLLASLRFLNAAFSQVKPLSIPGQTLATDGTYLRFDPADIAQRFVDSPEDLARAYLHVMLHNVFLHPFPTAAMHAACWDAACDIAVEAAITQLDLPNTRSGRTAAQAAAVARLQAVCPHLTAEAIYHTLVDQELSPEALAELRAPFAVDDHEPWHRMAAQEAQQREKEQGQRQENAETQPAAPASQAGKNGTDAPLPPEARNAKPNHKAHRGMSLDDITEKQAPEQARGVAANRFANTVNLDRSREQWKNAAYEMGVQLDSYVKLWGVEGSNLSMNLRAVTRKRRDFTTFLRKFAHMGEHVHVNDDEFDYVYYCYGLSRYGNLPLIEPLEYVEQRRIRDFVIAIDTSASTKDGLVRRFLERTYSVLANETSFFAHMNVHLVQCDAAVTDVARIESLDDLNDYLNALEVKGLGGTDFRPVFAYVQNAIDQGEFTNLGGLLYFTDGQGTYPARKPAFDTAFVFPDEETADASAPVPPWAMKAVLDDTFLEQEPDLA, from the coding sequence GTGAGCGCGAACGCTACCGCACGACTTGCGCAAGAAGCGCTTGACCTCACGCGCAACAAGCTTCTTGCAAGCCTGCGTTTCTTAAACGCTGCGTTTTCCCAGGTCAAACCGCTTTCCATTCCCGGTCAAACGCTTGCAACCGATGGCACGTACTTGCGGTTCGACCCCGCAGACATCGCGCAACGCTTCGTGGACAGCCCCGAAGACCTTGCGCGCGCCTATCTGCACGTCATGCTGCACAACGTATTTCTGCACCCGTTCCCCACGGCGGCCATGCATGCCGCCTGCTGGGACGCCGCGTGCGACATAGCCGTTGAAGCCGCCATCACGCAACTTGACCTGCCGAACACACGCTCGGGCCGCACAGCAGCGCAGGCCGCAGCTGTTGCGCGCCTGCAAGCCGTATGCCCGCACCTAACCGCTGAAGCAATCTACCACACGCTTGTTGACCAGGAGCTTTCGCCCGAAGCCTTAGCCGAGCTGCGCGCCCCGTTCGCCGTCGACGACCACGAGCCATGGCACCGCATGGCCGCGCAAGAAGCGCAGCAGCGCGAAAAAGAACAGGGGCAGCGGCAAGAAAACGCCGAAACGCAGCCTGCAGCTCCCGCTTCGCAAGCAGGCAAAAACGGCACCGATGCGCCCCTGCCGCCCGAAGCGCGCAACGCTAAGCCGAACCACAAGGCGCACCGCGGCATGTCGCTTGACGACATCACCGAAAAGCAGGCCCCCGAGCAGGCGCGCGGCGTTGCCGCAAACCGCTTCGCCAACACGGTGAACCTGGACCGCTCGCGCGAGCAGTGGAAAAACGCGGCGTACGAGATGGGCGTGCAGCTTGACTCCTACGTGAAGCTGTGGGGCGTAGAGGGGTCGAACCTTTCCATGAACCTGCGCGCCGTCACCCGCAAGCGGCGCGACTTCACCACGTTTCTGCGCAAGTTCGCCCACATGGGCGAGCATGTGCACGTCAACGACGACGAGTTCGACTACGTCTATTACTGCTACGGGCTTTCCCGTTACGGCAATCTGCCGCTTATCGAACCGCTTGAATACGTGGAGCAGCGCCGCATCAGGGATTTCGTCATAGCCATCGACACATCGGCGTCCACGAAAGACGGCCTGGTCAGGCGCTTTCTCGAGCGCACGTACAGCGTTCTTGCCAATGAGACCAGCTTCTTTGCGCACATGAACGTGCACCTGGTGCAGTGCGACGCGGCCGTCACGGACGTCGCGCGCATCGAAAGCCTGGACGACTTGAACGACTATCTGAACGCGCTTGAGGTCAAAGGCCTTGGCGGCACGGATTTCCGCCCCGTGTTCGCGTACGTGCAAAACGCCATCGATCAGGGAGAATTCACGAACCTTGGCGGGCTGCTGTATTTCACCGACGGCCAAGGAACCTACCCCGCCCGCAAGCCCGCGTTCGATACCGCGTTTGTATTCCCCGACGAGGAAACCGCCGATGCAAGCGCGCCCGTACCGCCGTGGGCCATGAAGGCCGTGTTGGACGATACGTTCTTAGAACAAGAACCTGACCTGGCATAA
- a CDS encoding leucine-rich repeat domain-containing protein, producing the protein MAASAKMVFSEGGKTPEDVVRRALAAPVSLELDDVRVVRPGRAAAGEVWSPQLLPYREWTGAAASGAAEVAGSADGDLLSAGSLGMGVDDARRANLLALAATQHDVGGAAAVAVPQHDADLCAVSVQQEDEGYALVGFDLRILAEAAGVATDLVVVLPSFVDGKPVVRIAPGAFARRLVRGIGVDVLVVPDTVRRIGAGAFSALPGRHIHLGAAVSTGGEQACDLLGVTPPLERRTYSVSAGNVSYRADGGSLLSADGEHLLFFAPPYAADCALPEGVKFVGEYAFCQGCATPHVVRASQGLTQVKARQWDDALWICPDEAPAAARLRKRGVRVCGLAAAHRDACWFDLEGPDAVLVAGPPAPTSASKRFARAAAEARATSASDGTAVVDADEAAARAEANDCGGLVSGGRLGPVGQGPSAAALARPAANRLLELPTEVAGKPLASVAARALPYAPQTVVIPVSVRAIGDGNQCRGTRRLVLPEGLERVGAHCFCSRTLETVALPRTLRSVGAGSFEFAVCRLAHRGVCVHVPADQLLSCFREDAPEGCDPFDLVKYDEVLRAGKNVPDRLGALLHRLAAPVGISDSDHAAFADEVRSFGREALVRVAREGDVSMVRALADAGLLDGARFDVQIELLRQANRMDCVAYLMEWHRKQAGAACSGEGGSAGRGIRDRFAL; encoded by the coding sequence ATGGCGGCATCGGCGAAGATGGTGTTTTCCGAAGGGGGCAAAACGCCCGAAGATGTGGTGCGGCGTGCGCTTGCGGCGCCGGTTTCGCTTGAACTTGACGACGTGCGCGTGGTGCGGCCTGGGCGTGCTGCAGCGGGTGAAGTGTGGTCGCCGCAGCTGCTTCCGTATCGCGAATGGACAGGCGCGGCGGCGTCGGGCGCTGCTGAGGTTGCGGGGTCGGCGGACGGGGATTTGCTGTCTGCTGGGTCGCTGGGTATGGGCGTTGATGACGCTCGCCGCGCGAACCTGCTGGCGTTGGCGGCAACGCAGCACGATGTTGGCGGCGCGGCGGCCGTTGCCGTGCCGCAGCATGATGCGGACTTGTGCGCCGTCTCTGTGCAGCAAGAGGACGAAGGCTATGCGCTTGTTGGGTTTGACCTGCGAATACTTGCAGAAGCAGCAGGGGTGGCCACGGACCTTGTTGTTGTGCTGCCGTCGTTTGTGGACGGAAAGCCCGTCGTGCGCATCGCGCCCGGGGCGTTCGCGCGGCGGTTGGTACGCGGTATCGGCGTTGACGTGCTGGTGGTGCCGGACACGGTTCGCCGTATCGGGGCAGGCGCGTTTTCCGCGCTTCCGGGTCGGCATATCCATTTAGGGGCGGCCGTGAGCACGGGCGGCGAGCAGGCGTGCGATTTGCTTGGCGTCACGCCTCCGCTTGAGCGTCGCACGTACTCGGTCAGCGCCGGCAACGTCAGCTATCGCGCGGACGGGGGCAGCTTGCTTTCCGCGGATGGGGAGCACTTGCTGTTCTTTGCGCCGCCCTATGCGGCGGATTGCGCGCTTCCCGAGGGTGTGAAGTTCGTTGGCGAATACGCGTTTTGCCAGGGTTGCGCCACGCCGCACGTGGTGCGCGCTTCGCAGGGGCTGACTCAGGTGAAAGCGCGGCAATGGGACGACGCGCTGTGGATATGCCCTGATGAAGCGCCTGCGGCTGCGCGGCTTCGCAAGCGTGGCGTGCGCGTATGCGGGCTTGCTGCGGCGCATCGGGATGCATGCTGGTTCGACCTTGAAGGGCCGGACGCGGTGCTGGTTGCCGGGCCGCCCGCTCCCACGTCGGCTTCGAAGCGCTTTGCCCGAGCTGCCGCCGAGGCCCGCGCAACTTCGGCGTCCGATGGGACCGCCGTTGTGGACGCCGACGAAGCGGCCGCGCGCGCGGAAGCGAACGATTGCGGCGGCTTGGTGTCGGGCGGCAGGTTGGGGCCGGTGGGGCAGGGGCCCTCGGCCGCCGCGCTTGCGCGCCCTGCTGCCAACCGTCTGCTGGAGCTTCCGACGGAAGTTGCGGGCAAGCCGCTTGCTTCCGTTGCCGCCCGGGCGTTGCCTTACGCGCCGCAAACCGTGGTGATTCCCGTATCGGTGCGCGCTATCGGCGACGGCAACCAGTGCCGGGGCACGCGCAGGCTTGTGCTGCCCGAAGGCCTTGAGCGCGTCGGCGCGCACTGCTTCTGCTCGCGCACGTTGGAGACGGTGGCGCTTCCGCGCACGCTGCGCAGCGTTGGCGCGGGCAGCTTCGAGTTCGCCGTGTGTCGCTTGGCGCACAGGGGCGTGTGCGTGCACGTGCCGGCCGACCAGCTGCTCAGTTGCTTTCGTGAGGATGCACCTGAAGGTTGTGACCCATTTGACCTGGTGAAATATGACGAAGTGCTGCGGGCGGGCAAAAACGTTCCCGATCGGTTGGGCGCGCTGCTGCACCGTCTTGCGGCCCCGGTGGGCATAAGCGATTCCGACCACGCGGCGTTTGCGGACGAGGTGCGCTCGTTTGGGCGCGAGGCGCTTGTGCGCGTTGCGCGCGAAGGCGACGTGTCGATGGTGCGCGCGCTTGCCGATGCGGGGCTGCTTGACGGCGCGCGTTTCGACGTGCAGATCGAGCTGCTGCGCCAGGCGAACCGTATGGATTGCGTCGCGTATCTGATGGAGTGGCATCGTAAGCAGGCTGGTGCAGCTTGTTCGGGTGAAGGCGGCTCGGCCGGTCGGGGGATTCGCGACCGCTTCGCCTTATAG
- the recN gene encoding DNA repair protein RecN → MIDEIQVRNLALIKQASLVPAPGLTVLTGETGAGKTALLSALKLLMGVRADKDFVRDGEQSLEVSGRFFGLANAEGPDGDEEASDELVATRRVSSDGRSRVTLDGRMASVRELAARVASTIDLCGQHEQQQLMKPTAHVRMLDAWAGEVVAVPQNAYKQAFSQAKAAAEELDHVLNAGAASSAKLDEARFALERIDAVGPREGEYEELSARLARAEHAEALALAANRAHEVLGGDEGAIDLLNSAIAALDEGGRFDADLSALADSLREAGFVLEDVARSARDYRDGVEFDPEALEQDQERMSALQGLLRAYGPRMVDVLEARDEAADLVSAVDDAAERERAARKKVDAAEQKLASAAQALDQARRTAAPQFAEQVTAQMSRLEMGGAELLCEARPLPRESWTQAGPSEVEFLFRPGAGMQARPLARIASGGEVSRVMLAIKVVLGQADSVDTLVFDEVDAGVGGSTAVALADVLVDLARTHQVIVVTHLAQVAVRGNAHYTVNKVAGTDGKPQTNLQQLSAEQRPAEIARMLSGDATQASLAHAREMLEAAARA, encoded by the coding sequence ATGATCGACGAAATACAAGTTCGGAATCTGGCGCTTATCAAACAGGCGTCGCTTGTTCCGGCGCCGGGGCTGACGGTGCTTACCGGCGAAACGGGTGCTGGCAAAACGGCGTTGCTGTCTGCGTTGAAGCTGCTTATGGGCGTGCGCGCCGATAAGGATTTCGTGCGCGATGGCGAGCAATCGCTTGAGGTATCCGGGCGCTTTTTCGGCCTTGCGAATGCCGAAGGGCCTGATGGGGATGAGGAAGCATCTGACGAGCTGGTTGCCACCAGGCGCGTAAGCTCGGACGGCCGATCGCGCGTAACGCTTGATGGGCGCATGGCCAGCGTGCGCGAGCTTGCGGCGCGCGTGGCGTCCACTATCGATTTGTGCGGACAACACGAGCAGCAACAGCTTATGAAGCCGACGGCCCACGTGCGCATGCTCGATGCATGGGCGGGCGAGGTGGTTGCGGTGCCGCAAAATGCCTACAAGCAGGCGTTTTCCCAGGCGAAGGCTGCAGCGGAAGAGCTTGACCACGTGCTGAACGCAGGCGCGGCTTCGTCGGCAAAGCTTGACGAGGCGCGTTTTGCCCTGGAGCGCATCGATGCGGTGGGCCCGCGCGAGGGCGAGTACGAGGAGCTGTCCGCGCGCCTTGCGCGCGCCGAGCATGCCGAGGCGCTTGCGTTGGCGGCGAATCGCGCGCACGAGGTGCTTGGCGGCGACGAGGGCGCAATTGATTTGCTGAACAGCGCCATCGCCGCGCTTGACGAGGGCGGGCGCTTCGATGCGGATTTGTCGGCGCTGGCGGATTCTTTGCGCGAGGCGGGGTTCGTGCTTGAGGATGTGGCGCGCTCGGCCCGCGATTATCGCGATGGCGTAGAGTTCGACCCGGAAGCGCTTGAGCAGGACCAAGAGCGCATGTCGGCGCTGCAAGGGTTGCTGCGCGCATATGGCCCGCGCATGGTCGATGTGCTGGAGGCGCGCGATGAGGCGGCCGATCTGGTTTCTGCCGTCGACGACGCGGCTGAGCGCGAGCGCGCGGCGCGGAAGAAGGTCGATGCGGCGGAGCAGAAGCTGGCCTCGGCGGCCCAAGCGCTTGACCAGGCGCGCCGCACCGCGGCGCCGCAGTTCGCTGAGCAGGTGACGGCCCAGATGAGCCGTCTGGAGATGGGCGGTGCCGAGCTGTTGTGCGAGGCGCGCCCTTTGCCGCGCGAGTCGTGGACACAGGCCGGCCCGTCTGAGGTGGAGTTCCTGTTCCGGCCGGGGGCTGGCATGCAGGCCCGCCCGCTTGCCCGCATCGCATCGGGCGGCGAAGTCAGTCGCGTTATGCTGGCGATCAAGGTGGTTTTGGGGCAGGCTGACAGCGTTGACACGCTGGTGTTCGACGAGGTGGACGCCGGCGTTGGCGGTTCAACGGCTGTTGCATTGGCCGATGTGCTGGTTGATTTGGCGCGAACGCACCAGGTCATTGTGGTAACGCACCTTGCTCAGGTTGCCGTGCGTGGCAACGCTCACTACACCGTCAACAAGGTTGCGGGCACTGATGGCAAGCCGCAAACGAATTTGCAGCAGCTTTCCGCCGAGCAGCGCCCGGCCGAGATTGCTCGCATGCTGTCAGGCGATGCCACGCAAGCTTCGCTTGCTCATGCGCGCGAGATGCTTGAAGCTGCCGCAAGGGCTTAG
- the cpaB gene encoding Flp pilus assembly protein CpaB, translating to MRKNKAAFVGVVCGVLCAACVFAYTQAVRGEADQQRRDALARYGGDQVEVCVAKRDIAAGEVVEASAIETRLWVADLLPAEAVRQASEVVGSKASSVMLAGEVLSKRRFQAEGSQIDVPDGQVALSVPAKDVQAVGGAIGPGSLVDVYATGGSDTQALARGVRVLATSVADGESTGSSSAKVSWVTVAVGADRAEEMVSAAQRTELYFTLPGANAR from the coding sequence ATGAGAAAGAACAAGGCGGCCTTCGTCGGCGTTGTGTGTGGCGTGCTGTGCGCGGCCTGCGTGTTCGCTTATACGCAGGCGGTCCGAGGTGAGGCCGACCAGCAGCGCCGTGACGCGCTGGCCCGCTATGGCGGCGACCAGGTTGAGGTGTGCGTTGCGAAGCGCGATATCGCAGCGGGAGAGGTGGTCGAGGCCTCCGCCATAGAAACGCGTCTGTGGGTGGCCGACTTGCTGCCCGCTGAAGCGGTTCGGCAGGCGTCGGAGGTGGTGGGCTCGAAGGCGTCGTCGGTGATGCTTGCCGGGGAAGTGCTGTCTAAGCGCCGGTTTCAGGCTGAAGGAAGCCAGATCGATGTTCCCGATGGCCAGGTTGCCTTAAGCGTTCCAGCTAAAGACGTCCAGGCGGTGGGAGGCGCTATCGGCCCGGGTTCTTTGGTCGATGTGTATGCCACCGGGGGTTCCGATACGCAGGCGCTGGCCCGAGGGGTGCGCGTGCTTGCCACAAGCGTGGCAGATGGGGAATCGACTGGTTCGTCTTCGGCAAAGGTTTCGTGGGTGACGGTTGCCGTTGGTGCCGATCGAGCCGAGGAAATGGTGTCGGCGGCGCAGCGTACGGAGCTGTACTTCACGCTGCCCGGGGCAAACGCGCGCTGA
- a CDS encoding AAA family ATPase → MSMPLVALCADEESLRNPEMLGLGGENLAAQSWLQLFSSAEQARCSLRNDTGIQEVWVASCDEVAPINLAAALKRDRRDRRVCMLSAQESGSLRSRASAAGIDASFTRQAFVERYALCKQIAMSASASAPVQPASGGPALAGPAGASAVEPACAPAKGAQPAFAQPAYGGAQPQAQQQASAPAQGNSRGFLLPVVSGSGGAGKSAVALLAAYAAQRMGKSTLLLDFDLQFGDMVELAGVQHPLRIDEAIANPERLTGLQPQGNAPALLAAPLHIDAAEAVVAQAPALLETLRGRFDVIVANTGGAWAEQHAVLLERSSKALFLIDQRMSSVYACKRALDLCARCGIAVNPLLFVLNGCGKGAPLSSMDVSCALKGAHVHELADGGADVEDMLAAHGIEELFDARNELVASIEQLLAEVIPGMQGSQPGEREGAGLPFLRGKKPRKRRRA, encoded by the coding sequence ATGTCGATGCCGTTGGTGGCGCTTTGCGCGGATGAGGAAAGCCTGCGCAATCCAGAAATGCTCGGCCTTGGCGGTGAAAACCTGGCGGCTCAATCGTGGCTGCAGCTGTTTTCATCGGCTGAACAGGCACGATGCTCCCTTCGAAACGATACGGGCATTCAAGAGGTGTGGGTTGCCTCGTGTGATGAGGTTGCCCCCATCAACCTTGCGGCCGCGTTGAAGCGCGATCGTCGCGATCGGCGGGTGTGCATGCTGTCGGCGCAGGAATCGGGGTCGCTGCGCTCGCGGGCAAGCGCAGCGGGCATTGACGCTTCGTTTACGCGCCAGGCGTTCGTCGAGCGGTATGCGCTTTGCAAGCAGATCGCCATGAGCGCGTCGGCCTCGGCGCCGGTGCAGCCGGCGTCTGGCGGGCCGGCGCTTGCGGGGCCGGCAGGTGCAAGCGCGGTTGAGCCCGCTTGTGCGCCCGCGAAGGGCGCGCAGCCTGCTTTCGCCCAGCCAGCGTACGGGGGCGCGCAGCCGCAAGCGCAGCAACAGGCCTCGGCGCCGGCGCAGGGCAACTCGCGCGGTTTTCTGCTGCCGGTGGTAAGCGGAAGCGGCGGTGCCGGCAAAAGCGCCGTTGCCCTGCTTGCCGCATATGCGGCGCAGCGGATGGGGAAAAGCACGCTGCTGCTCGATTTCGATCTGCAGTTTGGCGACATGGTGGAACTTGCGGGCGTGCAGCATCCGCTGCGCATCGACGAGGCCATTGCGAACCCCGAAAGGCTGACGGGGCTGCAGCCGCAGGGCAACGCGCCTGCGCTGTTGGCGGCTCCGCTGCACATCGATGCGGCAGAGGCGGTGGTTGCGCAGGCGCCGGCGCTTCTTGAAACGCTGCGTGGGCGGTTCGATGTCATTGTGGCGAACACCGGTGGCGCGTGGGCCGAGCAGCATGCGGTGCTGCTCGAGCGTAGTTCGAAGGCGCTGTTCCTGATCGATCAGCGCATGAGCTCGGTATATGCCTGCAAGCGGGCGCTTGATCTGTGCGCGCGGTGCGGCATCGCGGTCAATCCGCTTCTGTTCGTGCTGAACGGCTGTGGAAAAGGCGCGCCGCTTTCCTCGATGGACGTGTCGTGCGCGCTTAAGGGCGCCCACGTGCACGAGCTGGCCGATGGCGGCGCAGACGTTGAGGACATGCTTGCGGCGCACGGAATCGAAGAGCTGTTCGATGCGCGAAACGAGCTGGTGGCAAGTATCGAACAGCTGCTTGCGGAAGTGATTCCCGGCATGCAGGGTTCGCAGCCGGGCGAACGCGAAGGCGCAGGCCTGCCGTTTTTGCGCGGCAAGAAACCGCGCAAGCGCAGGAGGGCCTGA
- a CDS encoding CpaF family protein has protein sequence MSLAQRAQASGSVLLEQRVAPPDLARLKSDVQRFVSVGDIAAMMSRQPRRARSELLGACRQAFQLPMWRAVPEGRLEELSASLVDEVFGFGPLEPLLADPTVTEIMVNGPQSVFFERGGCLQPSEQVFSGQGQLRALIDRVLGPLGRRVDESSPMVNARMPEGHRVNVVMPPLAPEGPIVTIRKFAERVMTLEDMVASGSLDNELRQFLEWAVRARKNVVVAGGTGSGKTTLLNALSCCIPEGERIVTIEDTAELRFLEHPHVVRLEARPRNAEGVGEVTIRDLVINALRMRPDRIVVGECRGAEAVDMLTAMNTGHDGSLTTLHANSPADILPRVVTMVRYGVDLPVDVIEANAASAFDVVVQTTRSLDGSRYVTCVAEFERAAHGGGCGVHVLFERTSPGLAGMWKALPRWIDDVPELCGIPTEEVKTWEHRLHGAA, from the coding sequence ATGTCGCTTGCGCAGCGGGCGCAGGCATCGGGGTCGGTGCTGCTTGAGCAGCGCGTCGCGCCGCCCGACCTTGCGCGGTTGAAGAGCGACGTGCAACGGTTCGTGTCCGTGGGAGACATCGCGGCCATGATGAGCCGTCAACCCAGGCGGGCGCGCAGCGAGCTTTTAGGAGCGTGCCGTCAGGCTTTTCAGCTGCCAATGTGGCGCGCGGTGCCCGAAGGGCGGCTTGAGGAACTGTCCGCAAGCCTTGTCGACGAGGTGTTCGGCTTCGGCCCGCTTGAGCCGCTGCTGGCAGATCCCACGGTGACGGAAATCATGGTGAACGGCCCTCAAAGCGTGTTTTTCGAGCGAGGTGGCTGTTTGCAGCCTTCTGAACAGGTGTTTTCCGGACAGGGCCAGCTTCGCGCGCTTATCGACCGCGTGCTTGGGCCGCTTGGCAGGCGCGTGGACGAGTCAAGCCCCATGGTGAACGCGCGCATGCCCGAAGGGCACCGCGTCAACGTGGTGATGCCGCCGCTTGCCCCCGAAGGCCCCATCGTCACCATCAGGAAGTTCGCCGAGCGGGTTATGACGCTTGAGGATATGGTTGCCAGCGGGTCGCTTGATAACGAGCTGCGGCAGTTTCTGGAGTGGGCGGTCCGTGCGCGCAAGAACGTGGTGGTTGCCGGCGGAACGGGCAGCGGGAAGACGACGCTGCTGAACGCGCTGTCGTGCTGCATTCCGGAAGGCGAGCGCATCGTGACGATTGAGGACACCGCTGAGCTGCGATTTCTTGAGCATCCGCACGTAGTGCGCCTGGAGGCGCGGCCGCGCAATGCCGAGGGCGTGGGCGAAGTGACCATCCGCGATTTGGTAATCAACGCGCTACGCATGCGCCCCGACCGCATCGTGGTGGGCGAATGCCGAGGGGCCGAGGCGGTAGATATGCTGACCGCCATGAATACGGGCCACGATGGGTCGCTGACCACGTTGCACGCGAACTCGCCGGCCGACATCTTGCCGCGCGTGGTGACGATGGTGCGCTACGGCGTCGACCTGCCCGTCGACGTGATCGAGGCGAATGCGGCAAGCGCGTTCGACGTGGTGGTTCAGACGACGCGCTCGCTTGACGGCTCGCGCTACGTGACGTGCGTTGCCGAGTTCGAGCGCGCCGCGCACGGCGGCGGATGCGGGGTGCATGTGCTGTTCGAGCGCACATCGCCTGGGCTCGCAGGAATGTGGAAGGCGCTGCCAAGGTGGATCGACGACGTGCCGGAGCTGTGCGGCATACCGACTGAGGAGGTAAAGACATGGGAGCATCGGTTGCATGGGGCTGCATGA
- a CDS encoding type II secretion system F family protein — protein MGASVAWGCMSVALAFPCAALLGSCAAARSRSFASGDMLARLARNGVSWTLPAAKRLAKTRRVQRSLADAVDLLGERGIFASPVGLLSLAMAAAVAVAAVVGALAQSPVAGVAVVALAIACLLTRVHLWRDRQAEALRDAVPDALHAMGSCFQAGFSPLQTFQYLASELRGPLGKRFADAAHLLETGHDMHEALDALRGAGAQGELVFVSVALDVQHQAGGSMRPVLEAARETVEGELALKRSLRVQTAQARLSARIVTIMPFALVAVFSLVSKGFLDPFFESPLGVALLCMAVLMQVAGVAAVRRMLSIEVS, from the coding sequence ATGGGAGCATCGGTTGCATGGGGCTGCATGAGCGTTGCCCTGGCGTTTCCTTGCGCCGCGCTGCTAGGCAGCTGTGCGGCGGCCCGTTCGCGCTCGTTTGCTTCGGGCGACATGCTGGCGCGTCTTGCCCGTAACGGCGTTTCATGGACGCTTCCTGCAGCGAAGCGGCTTGCGAAAACGCGTCGCGTGCAGCGGTCTTTGGCGGATGCCGTTGACCTGCTGGGCGAGCGGGGCATCTTCGCAAGTCCTGTGGGATTGCTGTCGCTTGCAATGGCGGCGGCCGTGGCGGTGGCGGCGGTTGTTGGCGCGCTGGCGCAATCGCCGGTTGCGGGCGTGGCCGTGGTGGCTCTGGCCATCGCCTGCCTGCTGACGCGCGTGCACCTGTGGCGCGACAGGCAAGCCGAGGCGCTGCGCGATGCGGTGCCCGACGCGCTTCACGCCATGGGGTCGTGCTTTCAAGCGGGCTTTTCCCCGTTGCAAACGTTTCAGTACTTGGCTTCGGAGCTGCGCGGGCCGTTGGGAAAGCGTTTCGCCGATGCTGCGCACCTTCTTGAAACGGGGCACGACATGCACGAGGCGCTTGATGCGCTGCGCGGTGCGGGCGCTCAGGGAGAGCTGGTGTTCGTGTCGGTGGCGCTTGACGTGCAGCACCAAGCAGGCGGAAGCATGCGTCCGGTTTTGGAAGCGGCGCGGGAAACGGTGGAAGGCGAGCTTGCGCTTAAGCGCTCTCTGCGGGTCCAAACGGCGCAGGCGCGCTTGTCGGCGCGCATCGTGACCATTATGCCCTTCGCGCTGGTGGCGGTGTTTTCGCTGGTGAGCAAAGGGTTTCTCGATCCGTTCTTTGAGAGTCCCTTAGGCGTGGCGCTGCTGTGCATGGCGGTGCTGATGCAGGTTGCGGGCGTTGCGGCCGTGCGGCGCATGCTGTCGATAGAGGTGTCGTGA
- a CDS encoding type II secretion system F family protein has translation MTVLALAACVLACAAGACAGSMLTRRFAGRPKHRISVAAPSFPGVSGLDAACLAYLVSTSKRVSLHATSLLSRRLPLRRARASFGACAEKAGLSGRASADGYCEASLRLAFAGAAGGALLGAVASNELAIAGCAAGALFGASAPRRAVASARKARNLSLERSLSEMLEVVALGVRSGLSFDRSMQLYAAHFDDALSRECASALQLWETGMASRGDALRSLAASYDSALLSRTVAAITRSLRFGTSLGDVLEQAADEARVARCAQVEERVAKAPVKMMIPTGVLILPAMLLLVLGPVLLELMKGM, from the coding sequence ATGACGGTGCTTGCGCTTGCCGCGTGCGTGCTGGCCTGTGCGGCGGGCGCGTGCGCGGGCAGCATGCTGACGCGGCGTTTTGCGGGGCGCCCGAAGCACCGAATATCGGTCGCGGCGCCTTCATTCCCGGGGGTGAGCGGGCTTGATGCCGCGTGCTTGGCGTACCTCGTAAGCACGTCGAAGCGCGTGTCGCTGCATGCGACCAGCCTGCTTTCCCGGCGCCTTCCCCTTCGCCGTGCGCGGGCGTCGTTTGGCGCTTGCGCGGAGAAGGCGGGGCTCTCGGGGCGGGCAAGCGCGGACGGCTATTGCGAGGCGTCGCTTCGGCTGGCGTTTGCCGGGGCGGCGGGCGGCGCGCTGCTTGGCGCGGTCGCGTCGAACGAACTTGCGATTGCGGGGTGTGCGGCGGGTGCGCTGTTCGGCGCCAGCGCTCCGCGCAGAGCAGTGGCGTCGGCCCGCAAGGCGCGCAACCTCTCGCTTGAGCGCAGCTTGTCGGAAATGCTCGAGGTGGTGGCGCTGGGCGTTCGCAGTGGCCTTTCGTTCGACCGCAGCATGCAGTTGTACGCGGCGCATTTCGACGATGCGCTGTCGCGTGAGTGCGCATCGGCGCTGCAGCTGTGGGAGACGGGCATGGCTTCGCGCGGCGATGCGCTGCGGTCGCTTGCCGCTTCGTACGATTCGGCGCTGCTGTCGCGGACGGTGGCGGCAATCACGCGGTCGCTTCGCTTTGGAACGTCGCTTGGCGACGTTTTGGAACAAGCGGCGGACGAGGCGCGTGTTGCCCGTTGCGCTCAGGTGGAAGAGCGCGTGGCGAAAGCGCCGGTCAAGATGATGATTCCCACGGGGGTGCTCATCCTGCCCGCCATGCTTTTGCTTGTGCTTGGGCCGGTGCTGTTGGAATTGATGAAAGGGATGTAG
- a CDS encoding Flp family type IVb pilin: protein MSGYRRVLANLACKWFRVKRREDGQGTTEYAILVGVLVVIAIIAITVFRPKLQELWDAIAEGINSL, encoded by the coding sequence ATGAGCGGATATCGCCGCGTATTGGCGAACCTTGCGTGCAAGTGGTTTCGCGTTAAGCGCAGGGAAGACGGCCAGGGAACAACGGAGTACGCGATTCTCGTCGGCGTGCTGGTGGTTATCGCCATCATTGCCATCACGGTGTTTCGGCCGAAGCTGCAGGAGCTGTGGGATGCAATTGCAGAAGGCATCAACAGCCTGTAG